One genomic region from Rosa rugosa chromosome 1, drRosRugo1.1, whole genome shotgun sequence encodes:
- the LOC133722667 gene encoding F-box/kelch-repeat protein At3g23880-like isoform X1, which translates to MVVMASPKATPTTMEDLPIDILMRIFDRLSLKLLIQFSCASKRWRSLVVSNPQFAKSYFKLKKLLLATSSQLESLNLEKSSFGDYSSVRKLTCPFKQPAYAVNILGSCNGMVFVAVNVHDSFYIWNPSTGLCRKLPNPGFASINTDLDLSKTILCLHHCGFGYVSATDDYKVVVAAHIMNSTMPLEIFSSRAGSWRRIVCPPHFSSSAYMSGTRGTFTNEALHWLQKLREPELDAPGNTITAFDLAKEEFRQMPLPLLGETSSDRDCFFSDIGIVFEGCLCVSSFKRQRWGAGHRSQYVQLWVMMEYGVCDSWTKLFRFEMDDVNLSLPICCTERMIVMSRYKRRDLELIRFDHDEEKLDNVAVCSSGRYTLKMGLCEMIDYDETLLWLPDSRAEGGDRKDSKPNRSRNITVEVGDCDMIKYDETLLWLNDHLGVEENVQRLGTQHEASASRNVEE; encoded by the coding sequence ATGGTGGTTATGGCTTCTCCAAAGGCAACGCCAACTACGATGGAAGACCTCCCCATAGATATTTTGATGCGAATATTCGATAGGTTATCCCTGAAACTATTAATCCAATTCAGCTGCGCTTCAAAGCGATGGAGGTCCCTTGTcgtctcaaatccccagttcgCCAAATCGTACTTCAAGCTGAAAAAACTCTTGCTCGCCACCTCTTCTCAACTCGAATCCCTAAACTTGGAAAAGTCGTCGTTTGGGGACTATTCTTCGGTCCGAAAGCTCACCTGCCCATTCAAGCAACCGGCCTATGCCGTCAACATACTGGGCTCATGCAATGGTATGGTGTTTGTTGCAGTCAATGTTCATGATAGCTTTTATATCTGGAACCCCTCAACTGGGTTGTGCCGCAAATTGCCTAACCCAGGTTTTGCCTCGATTAATACAGACTTGGACTTATCAAAAACAATTTTATGTCTCCACCATTGTGGTTTTGGCTATGTTTCAGCCACTGACGACTACAAAGTTGTTGTAGCCGCTCACATTATGAATTCAACCATGCCTCTAGAGATCTTTTCATCCAGAGCTGGCTCTTGGAGAAGGATTGTATGCCCTCCCCACTTTTCCTCATCGGCCTATATGAGTGGAACCAGGGGGACTTTTACTAATGAGGCGCTCCATTGGCTCCAAAAACTGCGTGAGCCAGAGCTAGACGCTCCCGGAAACACCATCACTGCTTTTGATTTAGCCAAAGAAGAGTTTCGGCAAATGCCGCTGCCTCTTTTGGGGGAGACGAGTTCAGATAGGGACTGTTTTTTCAGTGATATAGGGATTGTTTTTGAAGGGTGCCTGTGTGTATCGAGTTTTAAGAGGCAGAGATGGGGAGCCGGGCATCGTAGTCAGTATGTTCAATTATGGGTCATGATGGAGTATGGTGTTTGTGATTCTTGGACCAAGCTGTTTAGGTTTGAGATGGACGATGTTAACCTTAGCCTACCAATCTGCTGCACAGAAAGAATGATAGTTATGTCGAGATACAAACGTCGGGATCTGGAGTTGATCAGGTTTGATCATGATGAAGAGAAGCTTGACAATGTTGCGGTTTGTAGTAGTGGTCGATATACGCTTAAGATGGGTCTCTGTGAAATGATAGATTATGATGAGACGCTACTTTGGCTTCCTGATTCTAGGGCTGAGGGAGGTGATCGAAAAGACTCAAAACCCAACAGAAGCAGAAATATTACGGTTGAGGTGGGTGACTGTGACATGATAAAATATGATGAGACTCTACTTTGGCTTAATGATCATCTTGGTGTGGAAGAGAATGTCCAGAGACTTGGAACCCAACACGAAGCCTCAGCAAGCAGGAATGTGGAGGAATAA
- the LOC133720384 gene encoding F-box/kelch-repeat protein At3g23880-like, translating into MHNPLTDIAKNTFGLKKKSMASVEFSSVTSVESMASPKAMATMTEHLPEEIITQILYRLPLKQVIRFSCTSRRWRSIVSDPQFAKSYFKFAFERRTLSHRLLLSTPSHMESLDLQTSSFVDDSSIRKLTCPFKQPGRTVFTLGSCNGYYIWNPSTGLFLKLPNPGFALKENKTISCLHHCGFGYVSATDNYKVVVAAPSEVNPAMPIEVFSSKSSSWKRIESPPHFSLMCWVDTTRDSLTNEALHWLDELREPELDTSRYTITAFDLDKEEFREMSVPISGIHFVLPIFYTERRVVMWGTRCWAREMDDHLIRFDHNEEEKLDRVAV; encoded by the exons ATGCACAATCCTCTTACGGatattgccaaaaatacttttgggctcaaaaaGAAGTCTATGGCTTCAGTGGAGTTCAGCTCAGTCACTTCAGTCGAGTCTATGGCTTCTCCAAAGGCAATGGCAACAATGACCGAACATCTCCCGGAAGAAATCATAACACAAATCCTCTATAGGTTACCCCTGAAACAAGTAATCCGTTTTAGCTGCACTTCAAGGAGATGGAGGTCAATTGTCTCAGATCCCCAATTCGCAAAATCATACTTCAAATTCGCTTTTGAGCGGAGAACCCTCAGTCACAGACTCCTGCTCTCCACGCCCTCTCATATGGAATCCTTAGACTTGCAAACATCGTCGTTTGTGGACGACTCTTCTATCAGAAAGCTCACCTGCCCATTCAAGCAACCAGGGCGCACCGTCTTCACTCTCGGTTCCTGCAATGGATATTATATCTGGAACCCATCAACTGGGTTGTTCCTCAAATTGCCCAACCCGGGCTTTGCcttgaaagaaaataaaacgaTTTCATGTCTCCACCATTGTGGTTTTGGGTATGTTTCGGCCACTGACAATTACAAAGTTGTTGTAGCTGCTCCATCTGAGGTGAATCCAGCCATGCCTATAGAAGTGTTCTCGTCTAAATCTAGCTCTTGGAAAAGGATTGAATCCCCTCCCCACTTCTCCTTGATGTGTTGGGTCGATACAACTAGGGACAGTCTTACTAATGAGGCACTACATTGGCTCGACGAATTGCGTGAGCCGGAGCTAGACACTTCCAGATACACTATCACTGCTTTTGATTTAGACAAAGAAGAATTTCGGGAAATGTCGGTTCCTATTTCAG GGATTCATTTTGTACTACCTATCTTCTACACGGAAAGAAGGGTAGTTATGTGGGGAACCAGATGTTGGGCTCGGGAGATGGACGACCACTTGATAAGGTTTGATCATAACGAAGAAGAGAAGCTTGACAGGGTTGCGGTTTGA
- the LOC133722667 gene encoding F-box protein CPR1-like isoform X2 yields the protein MVVMASPKATPTTMEDLPIDILMRIFDRLSLKLLIQFSCASKRWRSLVVSNPQFAKSYFKLKKLLLATSSQLESLNLEKSSFGDYSSVRKLTCPFKQPAYAVNILGSCNDLDLSKTILCLHHCGFGYVSATDDYKVVVAAHIMNSTMPLEIFSSRAGSWRRIVCPPHFSSSAYMSGTRGTFTNEALHWLQKLREPELDAPGNTITAFDLAKEEFRQMPLPLLGETSSDRDCFFSDIGIVFEGCLCVSSFKRQRWGAGHRSQYVQLWVMMEYGVCDSWTKLFRFEMDDVNLSLPICCTERMIVMSRYKRRDLELIRFDHDEEKLDNVAVCSSGRYTLKMGLCEMIDYDETLLWLPDSRAEGGDRKDSKPNRSRNITVEVGDCDMIKYDETLLWLNDHLGVEENVQRLGTQHEASASRNVEE from the exons ATGGTGGTTATGGCTTCTCCAAAGGCAACGCCAACTACGATGGAAGACCTCCCCATAGATATTTTGATGCGAATATTCGATAGGTTATCCCTGAAACTATTAATCCAATTCAGCTGCGCTTCAAAGCGATGGAGGTCCCTTGTcgtctcaaatccccagttcgCCAAATCGTACTTCAAGCTGAAAAAACTCTTGCTCGCCACCTCTTCTCAACTCGAATCCCTAAACTTGGAAAAGTCGTCGTTTGGGGACTATTCTTCGGTCCGAAAGCTCACCTGCCCATTCAAGCAACCGGCCTATGCCGTCAACATACTGGGCTCATGCAATG ACTTGGACTTATCAAAAACAATTTTATGTCTCCACCATTGTGGTTTTGGCTATGTTTCAGCCACTGACGACTACAAAGTTGTTGTAGCCGCTCACATTATGAATTCAACCATGCCTCTAGAGATCTTTTCATCCAGAGCTGGCTCTTGGAGAAGGATTGTATGCCCTCCCCACTTTTCCTCATCGGCCTATATGAGTGGAACCAGGGGGACTTTTACTAATGAGGCGCTCCATTGGCTCCAAAAACTGCGTGAGCCAGAGCTAGACGCTCCCGGAAACACCATCACTGCTTTTGATTTAGCCAAAGAAGAGTTTCGGCAAATGCCGCTGCCTCTTTTGGGGGAGACGAGTTCAGATAGGGACTGTTTTTTCAGTGATATAGGGATTGTTTTTGAAGGGTGCCTGTGTGTATCGAGTTTTAAGAGGCAGAGATGGGGAGCCGGGCATCGTAGTCAGTATGTTCAATTATGGGTCATGATGGAGTATGGTGTTTGTGATTCTTGGACCAAGCTGTTTAGGTTTGAGATGGACGATGTTAACCTTAGCCTACCAATCTGCTGCACAGAAAGAATGATAGTTATGTCGAGATACAAACGTCGGGATCTGGAGTTGATCAGGTTTGATCATGATGAAGAGAAGCTTGACAATGTTGCGGTTTGTAGTAGTGGTCGATATACGCTTAAGATGGGTCTCTGTGAAATGATAGATTATGATGAGACGCTACTTTGGCTTCCTGATTCTAGGGCTGAGGGAGGTGATCGAAAAGACTCAAAACCCAACAGAAGCAGAAATATTACGGTTGAGGTGGGTGACTGTGACATGATAAAATATGATGAGACTCTACTTTGGCTTAATGATCATCTTGGTGTGGAAGAGAATGTCCAGAGACTTGGAACCCAACACGAAGCCTCAGCAAGCAGGAATGTGGAGGAATAA